CGAGGGCAACGACACCGACGGCAACCCGCGCTTCCGCGACGTGACGGAGGAGACCGGCATCGGCGCCATCGACAGCAAGTCCGCGCACATCACGCTGGTCGACACCGACCAGGACGGCTGGCTCGACATCGTCTCCGGCGTGTCCGTCAAGGACGGCACCACGCCCGCGGTGTTCAAGCACCTGGGCGTCTCCGGCGGCGTTCCGCAGTTCGCCACGCCCACCGGGCTGGGCTCCGAGCGGGTGCCCACGCCCGAGTTCAGCCAGTGGGAGAACGCCAAGATCCCTCGCTACTGGCCGACCGGGGTGAACGGCGACTTCGACCGTGACGGCGACGTCGACTCGTTCATGGCCGAGTGGTTCCCCGAGCTGCCCTCGCGCTACTTCGACAACCGCACCGAGCGCAACGGCAACTGGCTGACCATCAAGCTGCCCACCACCGAGCTGGCCCCCGGCACGACGGTACGGATCTACGACAGCCCCGGAAACCGGCCGAAGGCCCGCGACCTGGTCTACAGCCGCGAGTTCACGCCCAACGAGAGCTACGGCGGCGGCGTCCCGTACGAGCTGTACGCCGGGGTCGGCCGTGCCCGCGTGGTGGCGGTGGAGCTGATCGCCCCGCACACCGGTGAGCGCACCCTGCTCCGGGCGGTCCGCACCAACCGTGAGGTGACGGTGACGCTGCCGTGACCCCTACCGTCACCCTCGCCGTCCTCGGACTGGGCCACGAGACCAACACCTTCTCCTCGCAGAAGGCCGACCTGGCGCTCTACCAGGACGGCGGCCTGCACCGCGGAGCGGAGCTGGTCGCCCACCACGGGGACGCCCAGACGACGTTCGCCGGGTTCCTGGAGCCCGACGGGCTCGAGGCATCGGTCCGGCTGGTGCCGCTGGTCAGTGCCTGGGTCAACCCCCGGGGACCGATCACGGCCGAGGCGTTCACCGCGATCGTCGGCGAGATGGTGACGGTGCTCGCCGAGCAGGGCCCCTTCGACGGGGTCCTGCTCGGCCTGCACGGCGCCGCCGTCGCCGACGGCTGCGCCGATGCGGACGCCGAGATCACCAGGCGGGTCCGCGAGGTCGTCGGCGACGACGTCCCCGTGGGCGCGGTCGTCGACATGCACGCCAACCTGTCCGAGGCGATGGTGTCCGAGCTCGACGTCCTGGTGCCCTACCAGACCAATCCCCACGTGGACGCCCGCGCGCGCGGCCGGGAGTGCCGCGACCTGGTGCTGGACATCATCCGGTCCGGGCAGCGGCCCGGCCTGGCCCTGGAGCGGCTGCCGCTCGTCGTCGGCATCACCAGCCAGGACACCGCCCACGGGCCGATGGCGGATCTGCTGGCGATCGCTGCCGACCTGGAGGCCGAGGACGGCGTCCTCGACTGCAGCCTCGTCGAGGGCTTCCCCTACGCCGACGTGCCCCAGATGGGGATGTCCGTGGTCGCGTGCCATCGGGACGGGCCGGACGCGGCGCGCGACGTCGCCCGTCGCCTGGCCCGTCAGGTGTGGGGCCGGCGGGAGGAGCTGCGCGGCGACGGGCTCGGCATCGAGGTCGCGATCGACCGGATCCTCGCGCACCGCGACGGGCGCCCGATGCTGGTCCTCGACGTCGGCGACAACGTCGGCGGGGGAGGGCCGGGCGACTCCACGGTGCTGCTCGCCGAGCTGGTACGCCGCGAGGCCGGTGACGTCGCCGTGGTGATCCACGACCCGGCCGCCGTGGCCTCGCTCGACGCCGCGACGGTGGGCGAGCAGGTCGAGGTCGAGGTCGGTGGGCGCAGCATCGAGCAGGACGGGAGCCCGGTCGCGCTGCGGGCCCGCCTGGTCGGGCGCTCCGACGGTCGCTACGAGGAGCCGCGGATGGCGCACGGCGGGCTGCGGTACTTCGACGCCGGCGCGATGGTCGCGCTCCGCGACCGGAGCGGCGTCCTGGTCGTGGTGACCTCGAAGCTCGTGCAGCCGATCACCCCCGCCCAGCTCACCGCCGTCGGCCTGGAGCCGTCGCGGCTGCGCGCCATCGTCGCCAAGGGCGTCAACGGCCCGCGGGCCGGTTACGCGCCGGTCTGCGGCGAGGTGCTGGTCGTCGACACGCCGGGGGTCACCCGGCTCTCCGTCCACGAGTTCAGCTACTCCCACCGCATGCGCCCCATGTACCCCTATGAGCCGGAGGCCACCTATGCCTGACCCGTCCGCTCCCTCCCGACAGGGAGCCACCACCGCCGAGCGCGCCAACGGCGCCGTGAACATCGGGGAGGGGCCGGTGCCCCACCTGTATCCCCCCGCGGTCCGCGCCGGCGACTTCGTCTTCGTCTCCGGGCACGCCTGCGTCGACGAGAGCGGGGCCTACGACCCCCGGCCCTTCGCCGAGGAGATGACCTTCGCGATGGGCAAGGTCGCGCAGGCGCTGGCCCTGGCCGGCTCCGGGATGGACGACGTCGTCCAGGTGCGGGCCTATCTCGGAGACCCACGCCACAAGGACGAGTACAACGCCCTCTTCCCGACCTTCTTCGCCCGACCCGGCGCGGCCCGGACGACGATCCAGCACTGCCTGGGCGAGATCAAGTTCGAGGTGGACGTCGTCGCGTACTCGCCGCGACGCGAGCCGCCGGACCCGAGCTAGCCCCTGTGCGTCTACCGCCAACCCACCCAAGGAAACAGAAGGACTGAGATGCCGATCACCTCATGGCCCGCCTCGGCCGAGGCATGGGAACGAACCAAGCGTTCAGTGGGGGGAGGTGTATCCACCGGACTGCGCGCGCAGATGAAGCCGCACCCCCTCTTCTTCCGCGGGGGATCCGGAGCCCGGCTGACCGATCTCGACGGGCACGACTACCTCGACTACGTGCTCGGCTGGGGCCCGGTGATCCTCGGGCACGGCCACCCCGGCCTCACCGAGGCGGTGGCTCGGCAGATCCCGCGGGGTGCGTCCTACGGCGCGGGCCACCTGCTCGAGCCGGAGGTGGCCGAGCAGGTGTTGGCCCGGATCCCGGGCGCGGAGCGGCTGCTGTGGACCAACACCGGGTCCGAGGCCGCCCAGGTCGCGCTGCGGCTGGCGCGGGCGGCCACCGGGCGCCGTCGCTACGTCCGCTTCGCCGGGCACTACCACGGCTGGTCCGACCCGTTCCTGGTCGGCTACCGGCCCGGGGCCGACGGTGAGCTCGGGCTGGGCAGCCTGGGCCAGCCCGCCGGCGTCCTGGACGACGTCGTGATCGTGCCGTGGGGCGACCTGGAGGCCGTGCGCCGGGTGCTGACCGATCCCGACAACGACTGCGCGGCGGTGTTCTGTGAGCCGGTGCTCTGCAACTCCGGGGTGCTGGAGCCGCCCCCGGGCTTCCTGGCCGGTCTCCGCGAGCTCTGCGACCGAAGCGGCACCGTGCTGGTCTTCGACGAGGTGATCACCGGCTTCCGGATCGACTCCGGGGGCGCGGTGAGCCGGTACGGCGTACGACCGGACCTGATCACCCTGGCCAAGGCGATCGCCGGCGGCTACCCGCTGGCTGCGGTCGCGGGCTCGGCCGAGCTGATCGACCAGAGTCAGCGCGGCGTGGTGCACGCCGGCACCTACAACGGCAACCCGGTGGTCCTGGCCGCGGCCGGTGCCACCATCGAGGCGCTGTCGGCCCCCGGGGTCTACGCGTCGTTCGAGCGGCTCGGCGCGAGGCTGGCCGACGGGCTGCGCGCCGCCTTCGCCGAGCAGGGGCTGCCCGCGTCCGTGCGTCAGGTGGGCCCGGTCGTCCAGTGCTCGCCCGGCGTGAGCGAGGCGGACACCTTCGACGGGTTCCTGGCCACGGACCAGGGGTTCTACGACCGGCTGACCGTGCAGCTCCTGGGGCGCGGGATCTTCGTGCTTCCCGGCGGCCGGTGGTACCTGTCGACCGCCCACACCGAGGCGCACATCGACCAGACCCTGGCGGCGTTCGGGGAGGCACTGGCGGCGACGGTCGCCGAGCAGCCCGTGGCGCTGGCCGGATCCACGAAGGGGGCATAGGCATGCGCATCACCGCGATCGAGGTCGCCGGCGCTCGGAGGTACGCCGCCGTGGAGGGCGACGCGCTGCGTCTGCTCGGGACGGTAGAGGGCCCCGCCCGCGACCTGGTGTCGGCCGCGTCGGCCACGCCCGGCGACCTGGTGTCCGGCGAGGGGCGGCGCCTGGTGCCGGTCACGCCGGGGAAGATCATCGCGATCGGGCTGAACTACCTCGACCACGTCCGGGAGACCGGCATGGCACTGCCGACCGAGCCCCTGCTGTTCGCCAAGTTCCCCTCGACCCTGATCGGCGACGGCGATGCGATCCGGTTCGATCCGGAGCTGGCCACGCGGGTCGACTGGGAGGTGGAGCTGGGCGTCGTGATCGGACGCACCGCCCGCAAGGTCGGCGAGGAGGAGGCGCTCTCGCACGTGCTCGGCTACACGGTCGCCAACGACGTCTCCGCGCGCGACCTGCAGTTCGCCGACGGCCAGTGGACGCGCGGCAAGAACCTGGACACCTTCTGCCCGGTGGGCCCGGAGGTGGTGACCGCCGACGAGGTGCCGGACCCCCAACGACTGCGGATGGGGACCGACGTCAACGGGGAGCGGGTGCAGGACTCCTCGACCGGGGAGATGGTCTTCTCCGTGGCTCGCATCGTCGCCCACTGCTCCCGTGCCTTCACCCTGGAGCCGGGGGACCTGATCCTCACCGGCACGCCCTGGGGCTGTGGGGAGTTCATGTCGCCGCAACGCTCGTTGCGCCACGGCGACCGGGTGAGCGTCTGGGTGGAGGGCATCGGCACCCTGACCAACACGGTGGACGCCGTGGCAGGCGCCGGGTGAGCCGGTGACGGGGTGCGTCGTACCGGGGCCGGAGTCCCGCCCCGTCCCGTTTCAGCAGGCGGAAATGACGTACCATTCACTGGGGCGGGTCAACGAGTGAAGGAGGCGGCGACGATGAGCGGTGACGCCGACAACGGGACCACGGCGTATCCCATCCGGGCGGTGGACCGGGTCTGCGACATCCTGGACACGCTGGCGAACAGCAAGGACGGCGTCTCGCTGTCCGACCTCGCCGAGGCGACCAGGATGCCGAAGAGCTCGACGTTCCGCTATCTCACCGCGCTGGAGGCCCGACACTACGTCGAGCGCTGTGACGACGGTGCGAGCTACCGCCTCGGGCTGGCCTTCCGGCCGCAGGACACGAGGGGTCTGGAGAAGCTCGCCGAGCTGGCCAAGCCCGCGCTGGACCGACTGCGCGACCAGTTGGGCGAGACGGCCAACCTCGGCGTGCTGGACGGCGGGTCCGTCGTGCACACGGTGGTCTCGGAGTCGCCCCACATGATGCGGCTGGCCGCCCGGGTCGGTGAGCGCGGAGCCGTGCACTCCACGGCGCTGGGCAAGGCGATGTGCGCCACGCTGCCGGAGGAGCAGGTGCGGGCCATCCTGCAGATGGCGGGCATGCCGGCGGCGACCGAGACGACCATCACCGACCCGGACCGCTATCTCGAGGAGCTCGCGCGGACCCGCGAGCAGGGCTACGGCATCGATGAGGGGGAGAACCAGCCCTCGGGCCGATGCGTCGCGGTCGCCATCGAGGGCCTGTCGTTCCCGGCCGGTGTCAGCATCAGCGCTCCCGACGACCGGCTTCCGGTCGACCGGATCCCCGAGGTGGCCCGCAGCCTGGCGAAGGTGGCCCGGGCGCTCGGCAACCAGATGCGCTCCTAGACGAGTCCAGCACGCGCGGGCGAACGCTCCACACGAGGGAAAGTCACATGTCAGTGGACAACCACGTCGCCGGCCGGGCGCCGGATCTGTCGGTGCTGGTCGACTCCTTGGGCCAGGGTCAGGTGATCGTCGATCCCGATCGGATGGCGGGCTATCGATGGGACCGCGCGAACGACCTGGGGGCAGGTGTCCCGCTCGTGGTGGTGCGTGCGGAGTCCACCGACGACGTCCAGGTCGCCGTCCGGTTCGCGGCCCTGCACGGCATCGCCGTCGTTCCCCGTGGGGCGGGGTCCGGCCTCTCCGGTGGCGCCTCGGCCGTCGACGGCTGCATGGTCATCTCGACCGAACGGATGCGCGAGCTCGAGATCGATCCACGGACCTCGACCGCGACGGTGGGGCCCGGGCTGCTCAACGCCGAGGTCAAGGCGGCTGCCGCCGAGCACAGGCTCTGGTACCCCCCTGATCCGGCGTCCTTCGAGTTCTGCAGCATCGGAGGCAATGTCGCGACGAATGCCGGCGGCCTGTGCTGCGTCAAGTACGGCGTGACGGCCGACTACGTCCTCGGCCTGACGGTGGTCCTCGCTGACGGCATCGCGGTCGACCTCGGCGGGCCGCGCCTCAAGGACGTCGCGGGGCTGTCCCTGACCCAGCTGTTCGTGGGCAGCGAGGGGACGCTGGGCATCATCACCCGGATCGTGCTGCGACTCGTCCCGGCACAGCGGTCGCCGTCCACGGTGGTGGCGACCTTCCACTCCCTCGACGCCGCGACCGCCGCGGTCCTGGACATCAAGCGCGCGATGCGGCCCTCGATGCTCGAGCTCATGGACCGGACCTCCATCAACGCCGTGGAGGACGTCGCGAGGATGGGGCTCGACCGCGCGGCGGCCGCGATGCTCGTGATCCAGTCCGACGAGCCGGGGGCCCACGCCGCCGAGGAGATCGCGCGGATCGAGGAGATCTGCACCGGACACGCCGCGGACGAGGTCTACGCGACGGACGATCCCGAGACCGGCGAGATGTTCGTCGCGGCGCGGCGGATGGCGGTTCCCGCCATCGAGAAGCTGGGCTCGCTGCTGCTCGAGGACGTCGGCGTCCCGGTGCCGCGGTTGGGCGAGCTGGTGCGGGGGATCGAGCGGATCAGGCGCGAACGGGAGGTGCTCGTGGCCGTGATCGCCCATGCGGGGGACGGGAACGCCCATCCGCTGATCGTGTTCGACCCCACCGACGCCGACGAGGCGGCGCGGGCGCAGCTCGCGTACGGCGACATCATGGATCTCGCCCTGGCGCTCGGCGGCACGATCACCGGCGAGCACGGGGTCGGGCGACTCAAGCGGCCCTGGCTCGGTGCCTACCTCGGCCCGGAGGCGCTCGCGCTGAACCGCCGCGTCAAGAGCGCCCTCGACCCGGCGGGGATCCTCAATCCGGGGGCCCTGCTGTAGGACGGCCGCCCCGGCCGCGGCCCGACGTGGCGGATCGCCGACGCGACTGCGCCCGTCCACTGACAGGTGCGCTCGTCGCTCGTCCGCTGGACCCTGTAGCGCGCCACGGCGTCCTGGCGGTCCTGTTGTCCTTCCGAGGGGGCCAATCCCGGCCATTCGTCCAGAATCGTCCGCGATTCCGCTGTCCACGGTTGACGAAGCAGCCGACCGACCGCTTGTGTGAGCACACACTTTTTGTGAGGTCGCTCACATCTCGGGAGTGTGATCATCCGTCCCCCCACACGCAAAGGCTGATCGTGTCTGCACATCTGAGAAGGAAACGCTTCGCCGCCTACGCCGCCGGACTGGCCCTGTTCGGGCTCGCCGTCGGCGTCCTGCCGAGTGAGTCGACCGCCGCCCCCGCGCCCCGGACCGCGGCACCGCAGGACGACGCCGTCCTGGAGCGCGACGCCGACGAGACGCCCCGGGTCGTCGAGATCGTGGTGCCGGGCACCGCCGAGCTCGACCGTCTCGTCGCGACCGGCGTCGACCTCGACCACGGCGTCCACCAGGAGCCGGACGGCCTCGCGGTCCGGGCGGTCGTCACGCCTGGCGAGATCCGCCAGCTCGAGGCCCTCGGGTTCGAGGTCGGTGAGACCCTGATGAGTGCCAAGGACAGCCAGGCGGCTGTCCAGGGGCGCGACGCGACGATCGCGGCCAACCAGCAGGCGGCCGACGCGTTCGACGCCGAGGCGACCGACCCCGACGTCAGCGACGTCAAGATCCTGCGCGCGGACTACTACACCTCGTTCGGTACTCCGGTCCTCTCCGTGGAGGCCCAGGTCGCCAACGGTGGCAGCCTGCCGACGTTGACCGTCGAGCGGGACAGCGGTCCCGGCACCGCGTTCGGCAGTGGCGGTTCCCAGAACCTCGCGCCCTTCAACGACGCGGGCGTGTACATGTACCACATGGGCGCCAGCTCGAGTGGCCTGACGACGCGACCCGATCGGGTCCGGATCACCAGTCCCAGCGGCGACACGGCGATCGCGAAGGTCGCAGACTGGCTGCCGACCGCGGACGGTGAGGAGGACCCGTTCAAGGGTCCGGGCTACCAGGAGGACTTCATCCAGTCCTACCTCGACCCGACCCAGCTCTACGACCGGATCAAGCAGCTCGCCGACACCTACCCCGACCTGGCCGAGATCGTCGAGCTGCCGTACAAGACCAACGGCTATCGCCGGCTGGCTCAGGCGCTGGTCGGCCCGACGGCGAACAACCCGACGGCCATCTCGCAGCGCTTCGGCGTCGACTCCAAGGCCTGGGGCCACCAGGGCGGGAACGGGATCACGGTCGAGGTGGCCGACCCGGGTGCGCCCGACTCCCCGTTGAGCGTCCACGTGGTCGGCAAGGCGATCAAGGTCTCCGCGGCGACCGATGGCACCGGCGCACTCACCAGCACCGCCGCGCAGATCGTCGCGGCGATCAACGCCAACGTCGTGGCCCGCACGCTGGTCACCGCCTACACCTACCGCAATGACGCGGGTGCCGGCGTGACGCCGGCGACGGCGCTCCCGGTCACGCTCACCGACGGCCTGGGTGCCCCGGCCTCGGTCTCGCGGGACCCGCAGCAGGTCTATGCCATCAAGATCGGCAAGGTGCGGGACGGCTCCAAGCCGGGTGTCTTCTACTACGCGCAGGAGCACGCTCGCGAGTGGGTGCCGCCGCTGGTGACGATCGAGACCGCCGAGCGGCTGCTGCGCAACTACAGCTCGCACGCGGGCACGCGGGACCTGGTCGACAATCTGGAGATCTGGATCCTGCCGTCGGTCAACCCGGACGGCGGGCACTACTCGTTCTACGACTTCGCCAGCCAGCGCAAGAACATGACCCGTCATTGCGCTGTCGCCGACAGCGGCGACTTCAACGGCCGCAACAGCTGGGGCGTG
This region of Nocardioides sp. L-11A genomic DNA includes:
- a CDS encoding FAD-linked oxidase C-terminal domain-containing protein, whose protein sequence is MSVDNHVAGRAPDLSVLVDSLGQGQVIVDPDRMAGYRWDRANDLGAGVPLVVVRAESTDDVQVAVRFAALHGIAVVPRGAGSGLSGGASAVDGCMVISTERMRELEIDPRTSTATVGPGLLNAEVKAAAAEHRLWYPPDPASFEFCSIGGNVATNAGGLCCVKYGVTADYVLGLTVVLADGIAVDLGGPRLKDVAGLSLTQLFVGSEGTLGIITRIVLRLVPAQRSPSTVVATFHSLDAATAAVLDIKRAMRPSMLELMDRTSINAVEDVARMGLDRAAAAMLVIQSDEPGAHAAEEIARIEEICTGHAADEVYATDDPETGEMFVAARRMAVPAIEKLGSLLLEDVGVPVPRLGELVRGIERIRREREVLVAVIAHAGDGNAHPLIVFDPTDADEAARAQLAYGDIMDLALALGGTITGEHGVGRLKRPWLGAYLGPEALALNRRVKSALDPAGILNPGALL
- a CDS encoding aspartate aminotransferase family protein yields the protein MKPHPLFFRGGSGARLTDLDGHDYLDYVLGWGPVILGHGHPGLTEAVARQIPRGASYGAGHLLEPEVAEQVLARIPGAERLLWTNTGSEAAQVALRLARAATGRRRYVRFAGHYHGWSDPFLVGYRPGADGELGLGSLGQPAGVLDDVVIVPWGDLEAVRRVLTDPDNDCAAVFCEPVLCNSGVLEPPPGFLAGLRELCDRSGTVLVFDEVITGFRIDSGGAVSRYGVRPDLITLAKAIAGGYPLAAVAGSAELIDQSQRGVVHAGTYNGNPVVLAAAGATIEALSAPGVYASFERLGARLADGLRAAFAEQGLPASVRQVGPVVQCSPGVSEADTFDGFLATDQGFYDRLTVQLLGRGIFVLPGGRWYLSTAHTEAHIDQTLAAFGEALAATVAEQPVALAGSTKGA
- a CDS encoding IclR family transcriptional regulator, whose product is MSGDADNGTTAYPIRAVDRVCDILDTLANSKDGVSLSDLAEATRMPKSSTFRYLTALEARHYVERCDDGASYRLGLAFRPQDTRGLEKLAELAKPALDRLRDQLGETANLGVLDGGSVVHTVVSESPHMMRLAARVGERGAVHSTALGKAMCATLPEEQVRAILQMAGMPAATETTITDPDRYLEELARTREQGYGIDEGENQPSGRCVAVAIEGLSFPAGVSISAPDDRLPVDRIPEVARSLAKVARALGNQMRS
- a CDS encoding M81 family metallopeptidase; the encoded protein is MTPTVTLAVLGLGHETNTFSSQKADLALYQDGGLHRGAELVAHHGDAQTTFAGFLEPDGLEASVRLVPLVSAWVNPRGPITAEAFTAIVGEMVTVLAEQGPFDGVLLGLHGAAVADGCADADAEITRRVREVVGDDVPVGAVVDMHANLSEAMVSELDVLVPYQTNPHVDARARGRECRDLVLDIIRSGQRPGLALERLPLVVGITSQDTAHGPMADLLAIAADLEAEDGVLDCSLVEGFPYADVPQMGMSVVACHRDGPDAARDVARRLARQVWGRREELRGDGLGIEVAIDRILAHRDGRPMLVLDVGDNVGGGGPGDSTVLLAELVRREAGDVAVVIHDPAAVASLDAATVGEQVEVEVGGRSIEQDGSPVALRARLVGRSDGRYEEPRMAHGGLRYFDAGAMVALRDRSGVLVVVTSKLVQPITPAQLTAVGLEPSRLRAIVAKGVNGPRAGYAPVCGEVLVVDTPGVTRLSVHEFSYSHRMRPMYPYEPEATYA
- a CDS encoding RidA family protein; protein product: MPDPSAPSRQGATTAERANGAVNIGEGPVPHLYPPAVRAGDFVFVSGHACVDESGAYDPRPFAEEMTFAMGKVAQALALAGSGMDDVVQVRAYLGDPRHKDEYNALFPTFFARPGAARTTIQHCLGEIKFEVDVVAYSPRREPPDPS
- a CDS encoding fumarylacetoacetate hydrolase family protein, producing MRITAIEVAGARRYAAVEGDALRLLGTVEGPARDLVSAASATPGDLVSGEGRRLVPVTPGKIIAIGLNYLDHVRETGMALPTEPLLFAKFPSTLIGDGDAIRFDPELATRVDWEVELGVVIGRTARKVGEEEALSHVLGYTVANDVSARDLQFADGQWTRGKNLDTFCPVGPEVVTADEVPDPQRLRMGTDVNGERVQDSSTGEMVFSVARIVAHCSRAFTLEPGDLILTGTPWGCGEFMSPQRSLRHGDRVSVWVEGIGTLTNTVDAVAGAG
- a CDS encoding M14 family zinc carboxypeptidase, translating into MSAHLRRKRFAAYAAGLALFGLAVGVLPSESTAAPAPRTAAPQDDAVLERDADETPRVVEIVVPGTAELDRLVATGVDLDHGVHQEPDGLAVRAVVTPGEIRQLEALGFEVGETLMSAKDSQAAVQGRDATIAANQQAADAFDAEATDPDVSDVKILRADYYTSFGTPVLSVEAQVANGGSLPTLTVERDSGPGTAFGSGGSQNLAPFNDAGVYMYHMGASSSGLTTRPDRVRITSPSGDTAIAKVADWLPTADGEEDPFKGPGYQEDFIQSYLDPTQLYDRIKQLADTYPDLAEIVELPYKTNGYRRLAQALVGPTANNPTAISQRFGVDSKAWGHQGGNGITVEVADPGAPDSPLSVHVVGKAIKVSAATDGTGALTSTAAQIVAAINANVVARTLVTAYTYRNDAGAGVTPATALPVTLTDGLGAPASVSRDPQQVYAIKIGKVRDGSKPGVFYYAQEHAREWVPPLVTIETAERLLRNYSSHAGTRDLVDNLEIWILPSVNPDGGHYSFYDFASQRKNMTRHCAVADSGDFNGRNSWGVDVNRNYTEYSAFDGYSGASTTSCTSGTSAGPGELTEPEAKNVDWVAKSNPNITFSMNVHSSGNYFMWSPASYKAAGRETAPVPTLEEEGLFWGASSRILTAIKRHRGLSVTPAKTGQVVDVLYSAAGNSGDLLWYKYGIYAWDFEVGGTFQPPFENVDPNGFSAHAESQEFANGLIEMAQVALDHERDDVPPVSTVAVTPSSEAGKVNVEFETNEPAAIFYTLDGTVPTLDSERYDAAGLRNTRGERLKVDEGAEIRWITVDSRGNVERHLVPGEAGNFRAWKAEVGYEEPLASSGTSLTLSAAKVAVGATGVTARVQVTATGPGDQETPSGVVTVRDGDTVVGTGEIGADGAATLTLKAFPSAGSRSLTAEYGGDANFQPSVSAPVTLVVGKTASTVTAKVKKAKKLTVGKRPKLKVAVAAPGADLAGTVTVAVDGKQVATTAVGADGAVTVKLPKAKAGKHKVTVTYVGSASAEGSVTTVKLKVPRR